In the genome of Montipora foliosa isolate CH-2021 chromosome 3, ASM3666993v2, whole genome shotgun sequence, one region contains:
- the LOC137997294 gene encoding zinc metalloproteinase nas-14-like, with protein sequence MKLLAVLLMVETVFSAPVDLNPEENRNLEGTADYFEGDMMLTPQQRGNAEMGLDVYISGGFGGQAASIITPLWPNGEVVYDIDSSVANDPRGMAVVMAGMNEWTSKTCIRFKKRTTETDYAYFTTGSGCYSFVGKIGGRQNIILERGRCWNKGTVTHEIGHAVGYYHEQSRPDRDEYVTILLANVQSGKEHNFNKYSRTLIDSLGTPYDYQSVMHYGQFAFTKNGLPTITPLKDGVTIGQRDGLSTIDANQANLLYKNCGRVGNAASFTTAHPTTQST encoded by the exons ATGAAATTACTAGCCGTTCTTTTGATGGTGGAGACTGTTTTCAGCGCACCGGTGGATCTAAATCCTGAAG AGAATCGGAATCTGGAAGGAACTGCGGACTATTTTGAGGGAGACATGATGCTTACTCCTCAGCAGCGAGGAAACGCTGAGATGGGGCTCGATGTCTATATCTCCGGCGGATTCGGAGGGCAAGCTGCATCTATTATAACTCCGCTTTGGCCGAATGGAGAAGTAGTCTATGACATTGACAGTTCAGTGG CAAATGATCCTAGAGGAATGGCGGTGGTAATGGCAGGTATGAATGAATGGACCTCGAAGACCTGTATCAGATTTAAAAAGAGAACCACCGAAACAGATTATGCCTACTTCACCACGGGATCTGG ATGTTACTCATTTGTGGGGAAAATTGGGGGACGTCAGAATATAATACTTGAGCGAGGCCGATGCTGGAACAAGGGGACTGTCACTCACGAAATCG GCCATGCAGTTGGTTACTACCACGAACAATCTCGTCCGGACAGGGATGAATATGTCACGATATTGTTGGCCAACGTACAATCAG GTAAAGAACATAACTTCAACAAGTATTCCAGAACACTCATTGACTCGCTTGGGACTCCATACGATTACCAAAGCGTGATGCATTATGGACAATTTGCATTCACTAAAAATGGGCTTCCTACAATCACGCCACTAAAGGATGGG GTTACTATTGGACAGCGAGACGGCTTAAGCACCATAGATGCAAATCAGGCAAACCTGCTTTACAAGAATTGCGGCCGGG TGGGAAATGCCGCGTCATTTACTACAGCTCATCCAACCACTCAATCAACCT GA